The genomic DNA TAGTAAAAGTATGCAAAAAATCTTAGTTTTCCGTTTAGAATTTTATAGGAGCAGAAGAATAATAGCTGGCAACTATCATTTTCCAGGTATCCATAATGTAGAAAGACGACAAATAATCAAGCCTATGACGATTATGGTGAAACCTCCGCCCGGCTGTATATTTTACGAGTGCATCGCGCGCTGCAAGCAGCGGGGATATCGCGGCGGTGGATACTGCACGATAAATGGATGCCAGTGTGTTAGATAGTGCCAGATAACACCAGAatcagtgaaataaaaatagttttaagaaaacactgttttatttcataatgtCGCTGCaaaccgctccgctttcatctgtcGTAATACAgaacaataattgtaaaattctaaaatgtagatgttggaaaagaccaagcttaatttaaaaaaaaaaagacaaaaaacacATACAAAAAAGTTAGGGTTTCGTCTCTCAAAAGTTAGGAAGTATCTGCCTTCCTAACTAGTGGCAAAGGTACTGCGAACGTACAGACTTGACTGTCATTCAGAAATAACTGATTTTGAATTTCAAGAGAATGACCGGGCTGGGATTAAATCTAAAAGCCACAATTGCGAGAGGATTGGACACACAGTAATTCCCCTAAGACTTGTCCTTATAGTCTACGCTTAACGATGATTCAATAAGCTTATCAGAATAATGAGAAATCCTTTATATtctgactaatattataaatccgaaagtgtgtttgtgttttcttttgtttgttcttccgACAGAccctaactgagcaaccaatcaacttaatGTTTTGAAAGGACGTAAAGTAACAGATACTACTTCTTATCCAAGGAAAGAACGGGAATAGTGTAAGActgtaataaaagcggacgaagaacgcgagcaacagctagtaaaaaataaatactaaaattcaaaattcatttatttcaagtaggcctaatataagcacttttgaaacgtcaagtctgtctgtttgtagtaactctacgaccggttcggaaggcagattctattgaGAAAAAGTCGgtgagaaactcagcagttgctcttttccaacatcaacaatttacattttaacattcattcattacattgtgagagatgaaagcggagctggagcgaccttgtcattaagaaattcatcaattgataGTAACCTCGTTGTAATAAATGCGTTtttacatattctttaaacttatgcaatgGTTGGTCAAAAATTACctaaggaatcatattataaaagcgtatactcaatcccacaaatgacttctctacttttcgcagacgatatgcagatgacactaatttattaccatttcttttaagtcgactgtttatttccactttgttttttatatagactaataggtTGTAATAATAATGTCTAATAGGTAGgtgttttttatatagactaataggtTCTCTTAcgaatactatattattataaatatattgtgaatcTGCAGTAAGTATACATATTCTGGAACTTCAGTATTTTCCTTTGTTCACCAGCGTGTATGGACTGAGGAAGTAGTTCGGAATAGAAGTGGGTACAATAACTCGATCAATCAGAGATAGGTTTTTTACAACCTTCTTTTTTCCCGTACCAAAATAGTACGCCTGTATCACAAGCTTGGAACAGTAGCTCGGATTCGTGGACCATACGTCTGAAGTTATTATATAGGTAATGTGCTTAGTTTTCTTCAAACCACCGCTTGGGTTGTAGTATGTGTGATCAGCCCATACAGCGGCACCATTTGCTGCGCTGCCATCTTTGCATCGATACACGGTGGTCCAATCAGAGCTGTGATCGTCGAACCACTTGTCCTTTTTGACCTGTCTATTGTTATCCTTTATCCCGTTTTGCCAGCCGGCACCACCCCTCATTTCGAGCACCCAGTTATTTGTGGTCATAATCGCAGCGTGACCTACCAACCCGCCTATACCACGTCCCGTTAT from Pararge aegeria chromosome 5, ilParAegt1.1, whole genome shotgun sequence includes the following:
- the LOC120624116 gene encoding uncharacterized 30.3 kDa protein-like isoform X2, with product MTRRLVSHYTFFCKLHILVGEIFSPSNETSFTAYTKGVDLGIINIDKYPLEAFQRDEKNIFRNLYAEYISMNETLPINYEEWLIMNNFGILPDTQESLYQRKINKRSVAENKRRFINTVRKGDILITGRGIGGLVGHAAIMTTNNWVLEMRGGAGWQNGIKDNNRQVKKDKWFDDHSSDWTTVYRCKDGSAANGAAVWADHTYYNPSGGLKKTKHITYIITSDVWSTNPSYCSKLVIQAYYFGTGKKKVVKNLSLIDRVIVPTSIPNYFLSPYTLVNKGKY
- the LOC120624116 gene encoding uncharacterized 30.3 kDa protein-like isoform X1; the encoded protein is MSGNILLLTLLTVPITKLIVWCKDDPQISEIFSPSNETSFTAYTKGVDLGIINIDKYPLEAFQRDEKNIFRNLYAEYISMNETLPINYEEWLIMNNFGILPDTQESLYQRKINKRSVAENKRRFINTVRKGDILITGRGIGGLVGHAAIMTTNNWVLEMRGGAGWQNGIKDNNRQVKKDKWFDDHSSDWTTVYRCKDGSAANGAAVWADHTYYNPSGGLKKTKHITYIITSDVWSTNPSYCSKLVIQAYYFGTGKKKVVKNLSLIDRVIVPTSIPNYFLSPYTLVNKGKY